Proteins encoded by one window of Ursus arctos isolate Adak ecotype North America unplaced genomic scaffold, UrsArc2.0 scaffold_22, whole genome shotgun sequence:
- the LOC125282483 gene encoding olfactory receptor 52A5-like, producing MLIPNGSVFTPALLTLTGIPGLESVQRWIGIPFCVMYFIAVIGFSLILGIIKYEHSLHKPMYIFLAMLGATDIALSTCILPKMLGIFWFHLPEISFVACLLQMWLIHSLQATESGILLAMALDRYVAICHPLRHTTFFSQQLLTHIAVGVTLRGAILGAPCLILIKCRLKLFRTTVISHTYCEHMAIVKLATEDVRINKIYGLFVAFSILGFDIIFITLSYIQIFITLFQLPQKEARFKAFNTCIAHICVFLQFYLLAFFSFFTHRFGAHIPPYVHILLSNLYLLVPPVLNPIVYGVKTKQIRDHVLKIFFSKKPS from the coding sequence ATGCTCATACCCAATGGTTCCGTCTTCACACCTGCTCTCCTAACACTCACTGGGATTCCTGGGCTGGAGTCAGTGCAGCGTTGGATTGGAATTCCATTCTGTGTCATGTATTTCATCGCTGTGATTGGGTTTTCCCTTATTCTAGGTATAATCAAATATGAGCACAGCCTCCATAAGCCCATGTACATATTTCTGGCCATGCTGGGGGCCACAGACATTGCACTTAGCACCTGCATTCTTCCCAAAATGTTAGGCATCTTCTGGTTTCATTTGCCAGAGATTTCCTTTGTAGCCTGCCTTCTACAAATGTGGTTGATTCACTCCTTGCAGGCAACTGAATCAGGCATCCTACTGGCAATGGCCCTAGACCGCTATGTCGCCATCTGTCACCCCTTGAGACACACCACCTTCTTCTCCCAACAACTCTTGACTCACATTGCAGTTGGGGTGACACTCAGGGGTGCCATTCTTGGAGCCCCATGCCTGATCCTCATCAAATGTCGTCTTAAACTCTTCCGAACTACAGTCATCTCCCATACTTATTGTGAGCACATGGCCATCGTGAAGCTGGCCACTGAAGATGTCCGGATCAACAAGATATATGGTCTCTTTGTTGCCTTCAGTATCTTAGGGTTTGACATAATCTTCATCACCTtgtcttacattcaaatctttatcACTTTATTTCAGTTGCCCCAGAAGGAGGCACGGTTCAAGGCCTTTAATACCTGCATCGCCCACATCTGTGTCTTCCTACAGTTCTACCTCcttgccttcttctccttcttcacacATAGGTTTGGTGCTCACATACCACCATACGTTCATATCCTCTTATCAAACCTGTACCTGTTAGTCCCTCCTGTCCTCAACCCTATAGTCTATGGCGTGAAGACCAAACAAATTCGTGACCAtgtcctgaaaatatttttctctaaaaaaccATCTTGA